The Flammeovirgaceae bacterium genome contains a region encoding:
- a CDS encoding D-tyrosyl-tRNA(Tyr) deacylase, translated as MIAVIQRVSSASVEINRQVKSAISNGLLVLVGIEDADTQEDIDWLSSKIVNLRIFDDADGVMNVSVKDDGGDILVVSQFTLHASTKKGNRPSYIKAAKPDVAIPLYEEFVKALEAALEKPVLTGEFGAEMKVALVNDGPVTIIIDTKNKV; from the coding sequence ATGATAGCCGTAATACAACGTGTATCATCCGCATCGGTTGAAATTAACCGACAGGTTAAATCAGCAATAAGTAACGGATTATTGGTGTTGGTAGGCATTGAAGATGCCGATACGCAGGAAGACATCGATTGGCTGAGTAGCAAGATTGTAAACCTGCGCATTTTTGATGATGCCGATGGCGTGATGAACGTAAGTGTGAAAGATGATGGAGGTGATATTCTTGTGGTGAGTCAGTTTACGTTGCATGCCAGTACAAAGAAGGGAAACCGGCCTTCCTATATCAAAGCCGCCAAACCCGATGTGGCCATACCGCTTTACGAAGAATTTGTAAAAGCCCTTGAAGCAGCGCTGGAAAAACCGGTTCTAACCGGTGAATTCGGAGCAGAAATGAAAGTTGCTCTGGTTAATGACGGCCCCGTTACGATTATCATTGATACAAAGAACAAAGTATAA
- a CDS encoding M15 family metallopeptidase, with translation MIRLLLPLVVLSAPVHAQYRYGLHPMRIEQYHEQVQANPLKELVNLEQVIPGIVLDIRYATTNNFTGERIYTLARAYARKPVAEALKRAQEDFKKEGVTIKIYDAYRPYSATVKFYETYHDTTYVASPYKGSRHNRGCAVDMTIIDLKTGKELAMPTEYDSFKKEAWPTTPVKDPVIRRNRQVLISVMEKHGFKVNASEWWHFDFVGWEKFEVMDIDFEELE, from the coding sequence ATGATTCGTTTACTTCTTCCTTTGGTAGTCCTATCCGCACCGGTGCATGCCCAGTACCGGTACGGCCTCCATCCCATGCGGATTGAGCAATACCACGAGCAGGTACAAGCAAATCCGCTGAAAGAGTTGGTCAACCTTGAACAGGTAATTCCAGGAATTGTATTGGATATCCGTTATGCCACTACCAATAACTTTACCGGTGAGCGGATTTACACATTGGCCCGTGCCTATGCACGAAAGCCGGTAGCCGAAGCATTGAAACGAGCACAGGAAGATTTTAAGAAAGAAGGGGTGACCATTAAGATTTATGATGCCTACCGTCCTTATTCGGCAACTGTAAAGTTTTACGAAACCTATCATGATACAACCTATGTGGCCTCACCGTACAAAGGTTCACGCCACAATCGTGGCTGTGCCGTTGACATGACTATTATTGATCTGAAAACCGGAAAGGAATTGGCCATGCCTACGGAATACGATTCCTTCAAGAAAGAAGCCTGGCCCACTACGCCCGTAAAGGATCCGGTCATCCGCAGAAACAGGCAGGTATTAATTTCGGTGATGGAGAAACACGGATTTAAGGTCAATGCATCGGAATGGTGGCATTTCGATTTTGTAGGGTGGGAAAAGTTTGAGGTGATGGATATTGATTTTGAAGAATTGGAATAG
- a CDS encoding O-acetyl-ADP-ribose deacetylase: protein MMDRVDVIQGDITQLDAEAIVNAANEKLLPGGGVCGAIHRAAGPQLAEECSRIGYCSTGKAVITSGAKLKASYVIHAVGPVWQGGNQGEEELLASAYRDSLRLAVAKNIKTIAFPNISTGIYGFPKELAAGIAINEVKSFIKKNDSLQQVIFCCFDAENYELYRKLLSE, encoded by the coding sequence ATAATGGATCGTGTTGATGTGATTCAGGGCGACATCACCCAACTTGATGCAGAAGCTATTGTTAATGCTGCCAATGAAAAACTCTTGCCGGGTGGCGGAGTTTGCGGGGCCATTCACCGGGCAGCCGGGCCGCAACTGGCTGAAGAATGCAGCCGCATCGGTTACTGCTCTACAGGCAAAGCGGTGATTACCTCTGGCGCAAAGTTGAAAGCGTCCTATGTGATTCATGCTGTAGGCCCGGTATGGCAGGGTGGAAATCAGGGCGAGGAGGAACTGCTTGCGAGTGCTTACCGCGACAGCCTGCGGCTGGCAGTTGCGAAGAACATTAAAACAATAGCCTTTCCCAATATCAGCACGGGCATTTATGGTTTTCCGAAAGAATTGGCCGCAGGCATTGCCATAAACGAAGTGAAATCGTTTATTAAGAAAAATGACAGCCTGCAGCAGGTAATCTTCTGTTGTTTTGATGCGGAGAATTATGAACTTTATAGAAAGCTGTTGAGCGAATGA
- a CDS encoding amidohydrolase, translating into MKKTILILFITGLLAACKQHPVAEQVVFGNTWTGNETQPHAEGFAIIGDSIVAVGMRNEIKKWVGKETKVIEVGSENLIVPGFIDCHTHFVDGGFALASVQLRDAKSKEEFVQRIADFAKSQPKGTWILNGDWDHENWGGELPSRDWIDAATPDHPVWVNRLDGHMCLANTAALKAAGITDKVKDVPGGTIVRDKKGRLTGIFKDNAMGMIYEKVPAPTIQQEDAALEAAMNYVAERGVTSAHNMSGYITVFERARIAGNLKTRIYAGMNLANWKTLNEKIKAQGNGDKWLRIGGLKEFVDGSLGSHTAAFFEPFTDSPNDAGFFVISEEELYRRIKSADSAGLQVMTHAIGDKAIHTLLNVYERVAKENGERDRRFRVEHAQHIHPNDIGRFASLNVIPSMQPYHAIDDGRWAEKIIGYERCKTTYAFRSLLDARARLVFGSDWFVAPPTPLEGIYAAVTRRTLDDKNPEGWVPEQKISVEEALKAYTITAAFASFEEGIKGSLEPGKLADYVILEKDITRIDPVEIRNVKVLKTVVGGKPVYEKN; encoded by the coding sequence ATGAAAAAGACCATTCTGATTCTGTTCATTACCGGGTTGCTTGCTGCGTGTAAGCAGCACCCCGTGGCCGAGCAAGTGGTATTCGGCAACACCTGGACGGGCAATGAGACCCAACCCCATGCAGAAGGTTTTGCCATTATTGGCGACTCCATTGTGGCCGTGGGAATGCGCAATGAAATTAAAAAATGGGTTGGAAAGGAAACCAAAGTCATTGAGGTAGGTTCCGAAAACCTGATTGTTCCCGGGTTTATTGATTGCCATACCCACTTTGTAGATGGCGGCTTTGCACTGGCATCGGTACAACTGCGCGATGCCAAATCAAAGGAAGAGTTTGTTCAGCGCATTGCCGATTTTGCCAAATCGCAACCGAAAGGCACCTGGATTTTGAATGGCGACTGGGATCATGAGAATTGGGGCGGTGAGTTACCCTCGCGCGACTGGATTGATGCCGCAACACCTGATCATCCTGTTTGGGTAAACCGGCTTGACGGCCACATGTGCCTGGCCAATACCGCAGCGCTGAAAGCAGCCGGTATAACGGATAAGGTAAAAGATGTACCTGGCGGAACCATTGTGCGCGATAAAAAGGGCAGGCTAACCGGAATTTTTAAAGACAATGCCATGGGCATGATCTATGAAAAAGTGCCGGCACCCACCATTCAACAGGAAGATGCTGCACTTGAAGCGGCCATGAATTATGTGGCAGAACGCGGTGTTACTTCGGCCCATAACATGAGCGGCTATATAACCGTGTTTGAGCGCGCCCGCATTGCCGGAAATTTGAAAACCCGCATTTATGCCGGCATGAACCTGGCCAATTGGAAAACATTAAATGAAAAAATTAAAGCACAGGGAAATGGCGACAAGTGGCTGCGCATTGGCGGATTAAAAGAATTTGTTGACGGCTCGCTCGGCTCACATACGGCCGCATTTTTTGAACCCTTTACCGACAGCCCGAACGATGCAGGATTTTTTGTTATCAGCGAAGAAGAATTATATCGCAGAATAAAATCAGCCGATAGTGCCGGCCTGCAGGTGATGACGCATGCCATAGGCGATAAGGCCATCCATACCTTGCTTAATGTTTACGAGCGCGTAGCAAAAGAAAACGGTGAACGCGACAGGCGATTTCGTGTTGAACACGCCCAGCACATTCACCCCAACGACATCGGGCGGTTTGCTTCATTGAATGTGATACCCAGTATGCAACCTTACCACGCCATTGATGACGGCCGATGGGCTGAGAAAATTATCGGATACGAGCGGTGCAAAACCACCTATGCGTTTCGCTCCCTGCTGGATGCCAGGGCCCGACTTGTTTTTGGCAGCGATTGGTTTGTTGCTCCGCCCACTCCGCTGGAGGGCATTTATGCGGCTGTTACCCGCAGAACACTGGATGATAAAAATCCGGAAGGCTGGGTTCCCGAGCAGAAAATTTCGGTGGAAGAAGCCTTGAAAGCTTACACCATTACAGCCGCCTTTGCCAGCTTCGAGGAAGGTATTAAGGGTTCGCTGGAGCCCGGCAAACTGGCCGACTACGTTATCCTGGAAAAGGATATTACCCGGATTGACCCCGTTGAGATTAGAAATGTAAAGGTGTTGAAAACGGTGGTGGGAGGAAAGCCTGTATATGAAAAGAACTAA
- a CDS encoding nucleotide pyrophosphohydrolase has translation MSDQITIQQAQQQVDNWIKEHGVRYFNELTNMAILTEEVGELARIIARRYGEQSEKESDKNKDLADEMADVLWVLICLANQTGTDLTKAFHNNLEKKTNRDQQRHQTNPKLK, from the coding sequence ATGTCTGATCAGATTACTATACAGCAGGCCCAACAGCAGGTTGATAATTGGATTAAGGAACACGGAGTACGTTACTTCAACGAGTTAACCAATATGGCCATCCTTACCGAAGAGGTAGGCGAACTGGCTCGCATCATCGCGCGAAGGTATGGAGAGCAATCCGAAAAAGAATCAGATAAAAACAAAGACCTGGCCGATGAAATGGCCGATGTGCTGTGGGTACTGATCTGCCTCGCCAATCAGACTGGCACAGATCTGACAAAAGCATTTCATAATAATCTTGAAAAGAAAACAAACCGTGATCAACAACGTCATCAAACTAATCCTAAACTCAAATGA
- a CDS encoding DUF1232 domain-containing protein has translation MNQIFTSALAKAAVLRNKYTRIAILLTKVSIKISQTNWSKVNGNAMKEKINQFMRLAKAYVSGRYRFVPWKTMATLLAALIYFLNPFDVVPDIVPVLGLGDDFAVLMWVYNSVAVEVDRFLAWEKMKSGAA, from the coding sequence ATGAATCAAATTTTTACTTCGGCACTTGCAAAAGCGGCTGTGTTGCGGAATAAGTACACACGCATTGCTATTTTATTGACTAAAGTTTCGATAAAGATCAGCCAGACCAATTGGAGTAAAGTCAACGGAAATGCCATGAAGGAAAAAATAAACCAATTCATGCGCCTGGCCAAAGCCTATGTTTCCGGACGATACCGTTTCGTGCCCTGGAAAACGATGGCTACACTGTTGGCAGCCCTTATTTATTTTTTAAACCCGTTTGATGTAGTTCCTGATATCGTACCTGTGCTTGGGCTTGGCGATGATTTTGCCGTGTTGATGTGGGTGTATAACTCGGTAGCCGTTGAAGTTGACCGGTTTTTAGCCTGGGAGAAAATGAAATCTGGCGCAGCATGA
- a CDS encoding iron-sulfur cluster assembly accessory protein, which produces MHDFKPITISSKAVEEIRKIMEKKGIPGDYGLRIGVRGSGCGVSLMIGFDKKKETDLAYTISDIPVYVDKKHTMFLIGKEVDFYEGAEGRGFTFIDTPS; this is translated from the coding sequence ATGCACGATTTTAAGCCGATAACCATATCATCCAAAGCCGTTGAGGAGATCAGGAAGATCATGGAAAAAAAGGGCATTCCCGGTGATTACGGACTTCGGATAGGCGTACGGGGAAGCGGCTGCGGTGTTTCCCTGATGATTGGTTTTGATAAGAAAAAAGAAACCGACCTGGCTTACACCATTAGCGATATCCCGGTTTATGTGGACAAAAAGCATACGATGTTTCTAATCGGGAAGGAGGTTGACTTTTACGAAGGCGCTGAAGGCCGGGGTTTTACCTTTATTGATACACCGTCCTAG
- a CDS encoding glycosyltransferase, producing MPKKIKPANPNQFPPATLIEVAWEVCNQVGGIYTVIRSKVPAVMANKSGAYCMVGPFLSQNVLAEIEPLDDASDAFGLAVQHLRDQGIEAYYAEWLITGRPRVVLLNPKSISAEQLRTIKYLLWKESGIGTPEDHALVNQVVAFAYLTSLFLETYSTFAGDEQPLIAHFHEWMAGLPILDIKKKKLPIKTIFTTHATQLGRHLAINSPQFYAHLPFFNWEEEAKKFWIEPEARIEFACANSADILSTVSEVTARECKHLLKRKPEMILPNGLNIERFVALHEFQNLHAIYKEEIHQFVMGHFFQSYAFDLDKTIYLFTSGRYEYRNKGFDLTLEALYRLNRQLKKENADLTVVMFFVTKRDYYSIKPEVLQSRAVMEEIRQTCEAIQKQVGKRLFYAGTTSQDHRLPDLNKFVDEYWKLRYRRTIQSWKSKNPPLVFTHKLVDEQNDDILKFLYTKNLLNHPTDKVKVVYHPDFITTTNPLFGIEYSQFVRGCHLGIFPSYYEPWGYTPLECMASGVPAITSDLSGFGDYLLHNLPNHEQSGLYVIERGKRSFDWSANQLATVIYNFLKQTRRERIMQRNNVENNSAVFDWQNLIKHYKEAYEMVLGLERKPKKNGSHQSPTT from the coding sequence ATGCCAAAGAAGATTAAGCCAGCAAACCCCAATCAATTTCCACCGGCAACGCTGATTGAAGTAGCCTGGGAAGTTTGTAACCAGGTTGGCGGCATATACACGGTAATCCGTTCGAAAGTTCCGGCTGTGATGGCCAACAAATCGGGAGCGTATTGCATGGTTGGGCCCTTTTTGTCGCAGAATGTGTTAGCTGAAATTGAGCCCCTTGATGATGCCAGCGATGCGTTTGGGCTGGCTGTACAACATTTGCGCGACCAGGGCATTGAAGCCTACTATGCCGAGTGGCTCATTACCGGCCGCCCGCGTGTCGTGTTATTGAATCCAAAAAGTATTAGTGCTGAACAGCTCCGCACCATCAAGTACCTGCTGTGGAAAGAATCCGGTATCGGCACACCGGAAGACCACGCCCTGGTGAACCAGGTTGTTGCCTTTGCGTACCTCACCAGTTTGTTTTTGGAAACCTATTCAACATTTGCTGGTGATGAGCAGCCGTTGATTGCTCATTTTCACGAATGGATGGCGGGGTTGCCAATTCTGGACATCAAAAAGAAAAAGCTGCCGATTAAAACGATTTTTACAACACACGCCACCCAATTAGGCAGGCACCTGGCCATTAATTCACCGCAGTTTTATGCTCACCTGCCGTTTTTTAACTGGGAAGAAGAGGCTAAAAAATTCTGGATTGAACCGGAGGCCCGGATTGAGTTTGCCTGTGCCAACTCGGCTGATATTTTAAGCACGGTAAGTGAAGTGACTGCGCGCGAATGCAAGCACCTGCTTAAGCGTAAGCCCGAAATGATTTTACCGAATGGTTTGAACATCGAGCGTTTTGTGGCGCTGCATGAGTTTCAAAACCTGCATGCTATTTACAAGGAAGAAATCCACCAGTTTGTGATGGGGCATTTCTTCCAGTCGTATGCGTTTGATTTGGACAAAACAATCTACCTTTTTACATCCGGCCGGTATGAATACCGGAACAAAGGTTTCGACCTGACACTTGAAGCGTTATACCGATTGAACCGCCAATTAAAAAAAGAAAATGCCGACCTCACTGTGGTGATGTTTTTTGTTACTAAACGCGATTACTACAGCATTAAGCCGGAGGTACTGCAGTCGAGGGCGGTAATGGAAGAAATCCGCCAAACCTGCGAAGCCATTCAAAAGCAGGTGGGCAAGCGGTTGTTTTATGCAGGAACTACCAGCCAGGATCACCGCCTGCCCGATTTGAATAAGTTTGTGGATGAGTATTGGAAACTTCGTTACCGCAGAACAATCCAGTCGTGGAAGAGTAAAAACCCGCCACTGGTATTTACCCATAAACTGGTTGACGAACAGAATGATGATATTCTGAAATTTCTGTACACCAAAAATTTACTCAATCATCCAACCGATAAGGTTAAGGTGGTATATCATCCTGATTTCATAACTACAACAAACCCATTATTTGGCATTGAATACAGCCAGTTTGTACGCGGTTGCCACCTCGGCATTTTTCCCAGTTACTACGAGCCATGGGGTTACACACCGTTGGAGTGCATGGCCAGTGGTGTGCCCGCCATTACAAGCGACCTGAGCGGGTTTGGCGATTACCTGTTGCATAACCTGCCCAACCATGAGCAATCGGGGTTATATGTCATTGAGCGCGGCAAGCGATCGTTCGACTGGTCGGCTAACCAGTTGGCCACGGTGATCTATAATTTTTTGAAACAAACCAGGCGCGAGCGTATTATGCAGCGAAATAATGTGGAGAATAATTCGGCTGTTTTCGACTGGCAAAATTTAATCAAACACTATAAAGAAGCGTATGAGATGGTGTTGGGATTGGAGCGCAAACCAAAGAAGAACGGGTCACATCAGTCGCCAACAACCTGA
- a CDS encoding oxidoreductase: MRTALVAGSTGLVGKQVLALLLEDDGYAQVKAISRTPLPVNHPKLQNLVLDFDHLSENYQVLKADAVFCCLGTTIRRAGSEKAFRKVDFEYPVELAKLTRNQGAQNYLLITALGADKHSRIFYNKVKGEVEEAVKTIGFTSLHIFRPSLLLGPREEHRAGEDAAKVFYKLFGWLIPQKYKAIDAAKVARAMIAFANRNEHGVFIHESKELQSF; the protein is encoded by the coding sequence ATGAGAACTGCACTGGTAGCCGGTTCAACCGGACTTGTCGGAAAGCAGGTGCTTGCCTTATTGTTGGAGGACGATGGCTATGCGCAGGTTAAAGCCATCAGTCGTACACCATTACCCGTCAATCATCCGAAACTGCAAAACCTGGTGCTGGATTTTGATCACTTGAGCGAGAACTATCAGGTGCTGAAAGCCGATGCCGTGTTTTGTTGCCTGGGTACGACCATTCGCAGGGCGGGGTCGGAGAAAGCATTCCGAAAAGTAGATTTCGAATATCCCGTTGAACTGGCAAAACTTACCCGTAATCAGGGCGCACAGAACTACCTGCTGATTACTGCACTCGGTGCTGATAAGCACTCACGCATATTCTATAACAAAGTGAAGGGAGAGGTGGAAGAAGCTGTCAAGACAATCGGATTTACTTCACTGCACATTTTCAGGCCGTCCCTGCTCCTGGGGCCACGCGAAGAGCACCGGGCCGGTGAGGATGCGGCTAAGGTTTTTTATAAGCTTTTCGGTTGGCTGATTCCGCAAAAGTATAAGGCCATTGATGCGGCCAAGGTGGCCCGTGCCATGATTGCCTTCGCCAACCGTAATGAGCATGGAGTTTTTATTCACGAATCGAAGGAACTTCAGTCATTTTAA
- a CDS encoding 2'-5' RNA ligase family protein translates to MRPAIAKNPVKKKKNVTVKQPELLFIIAPPPHICSDVAVLKDDVHYLIGHTFADRFSKAHISLFRYADEHTDDLINFVEEKARTFQSFNVFLKDFGVFQQGSGRSVYMDIVNKYAIREIFESLVKEDADFTPHISIAKNLSDADFLKCWPYLKGLNYSNQHFVCDRVTVLIRQENKWVHYKDIPFGC, encoded by the coding sequence ATGAGACCAGCCATTGCAAAGAACCCGGTAAAAAAGAAGAAGAATGTAACCGTAAAGCAACCCGAACTGCTTTTTATAATTGCCCCGCCCCCGCACATCTGCAGCGATGTGGCCGTGCTGAAAGATGACGTACACTACCTGATTGGGCACACATTTGCCGATCGGTTTTCAAAAGCCCATATTTCGTTATTCCGTTATGCGGATGAACACACGGATGACCTCATCAACTTTGTTGAGGAAAAAGCCAGAACTTTCCAGTCATTCAATGTATTCCTGAAAGACTTTGGTGTATTTCAACAGGGATCCGGCCGTTCCGTTTACATGGATATCGTAAACAAATATGCCATTCGGGAAATCTTTGAAAGTCTGGTAAAAGAAGATGCTGACTTCACGCCCCATATTTCCATTGCTAAAAATCTTTCGGATGCTGATTTTCTGAAATGCTGGCCTTACCTGAAAGGATTGAACTACAGCAACCAGCATTTTGTTTGCGACCGGGTTACCGTGCTGATTCGGCAGGAAAACAAGTGGGTACATTACAAAGACATTCCCTTCGGCTGCTAA
- a CDS encoding methylated-DNA--[protein]-cysteine S-methyltransferase: MMVSGQNINYQRIEQAIIYLQENFHRQPELDEVAEKVHISPFHFQRLFSEWAGISPKRFLQFLTVDFLKQKIQETRNLLDAAEAAGLSGQSRVYDLFTTLEAVTPQQYKTSGAGITIQFGFHETPFGLCLLGITERGICWLAFLNKNEEKEALEALKHHWHNSEFQQNQELTHTYITKIFTQSFTKGKEAGGESKLHLFVKGTNFQVKVWEALLRLPEGSVTTYQDIAKSIHNPNALQAVGSAVGANHIAYLIPCHRVIRKEGILGDYRWSAMRKKSIIGWEMARASG; this comes from the coding sequence ATGATGGTGAGCGGGCAAAACATCAACTATCAGCGCATTGAGCAGGCCATAATTTACCTGCAGGAAAATTTTCACCGCCAGCCCGAACTGGATGAAGTTGCCGAAAAAGTGCACATCAGTCCGTTTCATTTCCAGCGTTTGTTCAGCGAGTGGGCCGGTATCAGTCCGAAACGTTTTCTTCAGTTTCTTACCGTTGATTTCCTGAAGCAAAAAATACAGGAAACGCGAAACCTCCTTGACGCAGCCGAAGCAGCGGGGCTCTCCGGTCAATCGCGTGTTTACGATTTGTTTACTACACTTGAAGCAGTAACACCGCAACAATATAAAACAAGCGGAGCAGGCATAACCATTCAGTTTGGCTTTCACGAAACACCGTTCGGCTTGTGCCTGCTTGGTATAACCGAACGCGGCATCTGCTGGCTGGCTTTCTTAAATAAAAATGAGGAGAAAGAAGCCCTGGAAGCTTTGAAACATCATTGGCACAATTCTGAATTTCAACAAAATCAGGAACTGACACACACCTATATTACTAAGATTTTCACCCAATCCTTTACTAAAGGGAAAGAGGCCGGGGGTGAGAGCAAACTTCATTTATTCGTAAAAGGCACCAACTTCCAGGTGAAAGTGTGGGAGGCCTTGCTGCGGTTGCCCGAAGGAAGCGTAACTACCTACCAGGATATCGCAAAATCAATTCACAACCCAAATGCCTTGCAGGCGGTTGGATCAGCCGTGGGCGCCAACCACATTGCCTACCTCATCCCCTGTCACCGGGTAATCCGTAAAGAGGGCATACTCGGAGATTATCGGTGGAGTGCAATGCGAAAGAAAAGCATCATCGGGTGGGAAATGGCGCGGGCATCAGGGTAG
- a CDS encoding 2-phosphosulfolactate phosphatase, which translates to MKTIDVCLSPDLMHLYQVSNRTVVVVDILRATSTMVTALAHGAESILPLADLETCRKKGMMGYITSGERDGKKVEGFDKGNSPFEYMGSDIRGKRIAFTTTNGTQAIEKSKEAKEIIIGSFLNLSSVVNYLLLGENSVLIVCAGWKGRVNLEDTLFAGAVVDKLKDYLGPDCDAPLAARHLYTIAKTGMQQFLSESSHVKRLNKLNIYQDFEFCLNVDKYKILPRIKNGIIVA; encoded by the coding sequence ATGAAAACCATTGATGTTTGCCTGAGCCCTGACCTGATGCACTTGTACCAGGTAAGCAACCGCACTGTTGTAGTAGTAGACATTTTGCGGGCTACCTCCACCATGGTTACGGCCCTGGCACATGGTGCCGAGAGTATTTTGCCGTTGGCCGATCTGGAAACCTGCCGCAAAAAGGGAATGATGGGTTACATTACCTCAGGCGAACGCGATGGCAAAAAAGTAGAAGGCTTTGATAAAGGCAACTCCCCCTTTGAATACATGGGCAGCGATATCCGCGGTAAGAGGATTGCCTTTACCACTACCAACGGCACGCAGGCCATCGAAAAATCAAAGGAGGCGAAAGAGATCATCATCGGGTCATTCCTTAACCTTTCTTCGGTAGTTAATTACCTGCTGCTTGGCGAGAACAGCGTACTGATTGTTTGTGCCGGCTGGAAAGGCCGGGTGAACCTGGAGGACACCCTCTTTGCCGGTGCAGTGGTAGATAAATTAAAAGATTACCTCGGTCCGGATTGCGATGCCCCGCTGGCAGCACGGCACTTGTACACCATTGCGAAAACCGGTATGCAACAATTTCTCAGCGAATCATCGCATGTTAAACGACTCAATAAACTTAACATTTATCAGGACTTTGAGTTTTGCCTTAACGTAGACAAGTACAAAATCCTGCCCCGGATTAAGAATGGCATTATCGTAGCCTGA
- the gcvT gene encoding glycine cleavage system aminomethyltransferase GcvT translates to MNVKQIPLNDLHVSLGAKMVPFAGFNMPVRYSSDIEEHMAVRNSVGVFDVSHMGEFTVNGPNALDLIQRITSNDAAKLINGQAQYSCLPNDTGGIVDDLIVYKINDDNYLLVVNAGNIDKDWNWICSHNSKGADLKNISDDICLFAVQGPKAVPTLQKLTNTDLSVIKYYHFALGEFAGVPDVILSNTGYTGAGGFEIYVHKKYAEKVWHAIFEAGKEFGIKPIGLGARDTLRLEMGFCLYGNDIDDTTSPLEAGLGWITKFTKDFINSSYLKKQKEEGVKKKLVGFKMIDKGIPRHDYLIKDATGNTIGKVTSGTMSPMLNVGIGLGYVAISHASPGSEIFIDVRGKLLKAGVQKLPFISPSPRGEGAGG, encoded by the coding sequence ATGAATGTCAAGCAAATTCCACTAAACGACCTGCATGTAAGCCTCGGGGCCAAAATGGTGCCCTTTGCCGGCTTCAACATGCCAGTGCGCTATTCATCCGACATTGAAGAGCACATGGCTGTACGCAACAGTGTGGGTGTGTTTGATGTTTCGCACATGGGCGAGTTTACGGTAAACGGTCCGAATGCGTTGGATCTAATCCAACGGATTACCAGTAACGATGCCGCCAAACTCATCAACGGCCAGGCCCAATACTCCTGCCTGCCCAACGATACAGGCGGAATTGTGGATGATTTGATTGTGTACAAAATCAACGATGACAACTACCTGCTGGTGGTGAATGCCGGCAACATTGATAAAGACTGGAACTGGATATGCAGCCACAACTCAAAGGGTGCTGACCTGAAAAATATTTCAGATGATATATGCTTGTTTGCTGTGCAGGGGCCCAAAGCAGTGCCCACTTTACAGAAATTAACAAACACAGACTTAAGCGTTATTAAATACTACCACTTTGCTCTTGGCGAATTTGCAGGCGTGCCTGATGTAATCCTGTCGAACACCGGTTATACCGGAGCGGGTGGTTTCGAAATCTATGTTCATAAAAAATATGCCGAGAAAGTGTGGCACGCCATCTTTGAAGCCGGGAAAGAATTTGGCATTAAACCCATTGGCCTGGGGGCCCGCGATACCCTTCGCTTAGAAATGGGTTTTTGTCTTTATGGAAACGATATTGACGATACCACTTCTCCGCTTGAAGCCGGCCTGGGCTGGATAACCAAATTCACCAAAGACTTCATCAATTCTTCTTACCTAAAAAAACAGAAAGAAGAAGGCGTAAAGAAAAAGCTGGTAGGGTTTAAGATGATTGACAAAGGCATACCCCGCCATGATTACCTGATTAAGGATGCTACAGGAAATACCATAGGCAAAGTTACTTCCGGAACGATGTCGCCCATGCTGAATGTTGGCATCGGACTGGGCTATGTTGCCATCAGCCACGCCTCGCCCGGATCAGAAATCTTTATAGATGTGCGGGGAAAATTGCTTAAAGCTGGCGTACAGAAATTACCCTTTATCTCCCCCTCTCCCCGGGGAGAGGGGGCCGGGGGGTGA